In Paenibacillus sp. BIC5C1, a genomic segment contains:
- a CDS encoding Ger(x)C family spore germination protein, protein MNKCIQMILSFAVLLPLLTGCWDRQELNELGIMLGLGVDKDGDMIKVSAQVVVPNEVSSKSGGGKGTPVTQYQASAPTLFEAIQKLTESSPRRIFMAHIRVMVIGEEYARKVGIYDITEALMREPTVRPDYYVMVARNTTASKVLDVLTPLENLPAEKMFNSLDVSTKTWSPTTTVTGDQLMEYLLAPGIQPVITGVEVVGPPENSGSQANIATIKSPARLNSTGLSVFKGDKLIGWLTEDESKGYNYIRNNVVSTISHLPCRKNGYVTFKALRTTTKRKAKVVAGRPVIDINIKNVSSVAAVECEIKIGSMKVLKELERDSEERLVELMQKSIKSVQRKFHVDIFGFGQEVYHADPKFFKKVEKDWDRYLEDLDVHYDVNVQIKRVGTLDDSFKDQIRE, encoded by the coding sequence ATGAACAAATGCATACAAATGATTCTATCTTTTGCCGTTCTGCTCCCTCTCCTTACCGGATGCTGGGATCGGCAGGAACTCAACGAACTTGGCATCATGCTGGGTCTTGGTGTGGACAAGGATGGAGACATGATTAAGGTGAGTGCCCAGGTTGTCGTTCCCAATGAGGTATCTTCCAAGTCAGGTGGAGGTAAAGGAACGCCCGTGACTCAGTATCAAGCTTCTGCGCCAACCTTGTTTGAAGCCATTCAAAAATTAACGGAATCAAGCCCCCGTCGTATATTCATGGCACATATCCGCGTAATGGTCATAGGCGAGGAGTACGCTCGCAAAGTGGGCATTTATGATATCACAGAAGCATTAATGCGCGAGCCTACGGTTCGCCCTGACTATTACGTCATGGTTGCTAGAAATACAACGGCTTCCAAAGTGCTCGACGTGCTGACGCCTCTTGAAAACTTGCCTGCGGAGAAGATGTTCAATTCATTGGACGTCTCTACCAAGACCTGGTCACCCACAACAACCGTAACCGGGGATCAATTAATGGAATATTTATTGGCACCTGGAATACAGCCTGTCATTACGGGGGTAGAGGTTGTCGGTCCACCGGAGAACAGCGGAAGCCAGGCCAATATTGCTACTATAAAGTCTCCTGCCAGGCTTAATTCAACCGGGCTATCCGTATTTAAGGGAGACAAGCTAATTGGCTGGCTAACGGAGGACGAATCCAAGGGATATAACTACATTCGAAACAATGTGGTATCCACCATAAGCCATTTGCCTTGCCGCAAAAATGGATATGTGACGTTTAAAGCACTCCGCACAACGACCAAACGGAAAGCGAAGGTTGTTGCAGGACGACCTGTAATCGACATCAACATCAAAAATGTATCGTCTGTAGCCGCAGTAGAGTGCGAAATCAAAATCGGTTCAATGAAAGTACTCAAGGAATTGGAACGGGATAGTGAGGAACGGCTTGTAGAACTCATGCAAAAATCCATTAAATCGGTACAGCGCAAGTTTCATGTTGATATTTTCGGATTCGGACAAGAGGTCTATCATGCTGATCCCAAGTTCTTTAAAAAGGTGGAAAAAGATTGGGATCGTTATTTGGAAGATCTGGATGTCCATTACGATGTCAATGTTCAAATTAAACGTGTAGGCACACTGGATGATTCGTTCAAAGATCAAATTAGGGAGTGA
- a CDS encoding DUF58 domain-containing protein — translation MTALGQRMLGAVLVVAFASLYVWHGGKAALFLSIVAALMLASALIIHFFGPRNINIRRQMQAKRVVAGEITRVSVELKFDCPIPLLWVILCENTPAGVHRKLLFPGTRRQFTYQYELSGLRRGVYRWESGRLYWGDVFGWNTVSAETVNRTALIVVPQAAEWDENDHGEYSAMGEDALSERRSSQGNRSPEFREYQQGDPLGRVHWKSTAKTGKLQTFLPETSDSVSLGILMYEGASGYEVRQPEKRDTSAFERAVRAAARWIHTAERDNIPYQLWTEGGGSGSAQQEKWKQELLNSPENHALDKLAQARIATAQVVSPSLRTEMLDRLALGSRIVILTGKMDDALMEWVMCAIGLGYRVEVQLTDQTIRDMDNESLEQLRQSGVQIHWITDGSLPSMRKAEVTDVGA, via the coding sequence ATGACTGCGCTGGGTCAACGGATGTTGGGTGCTGTCCTGGTCGTGGCATTTGCCTCTCTATATGTATGGCATGGCGGCAAAGCCGCGCTTTTTCTGTCCATTGTGGCCGCCTTGATGCTCGCAAGCGCGCTGATTATCCATTTCTTTGGTCCGCGCAATATTAACATTCGGCGGCAAATGCAAGCGAAGCGGGTTGTAGCAGGCGAAATAACACGGGTATCGGTGGAACTGAAATTCGACTGCCCGATTCCACTGCTATGGGTCATTCTGTGTGAGAATACACCTGCTGGCGTACATCGTAAATTACTATTTCCAGGGACCCGTCGCCAGTTTACGTATCAATATGAATTATCGGGTTTGCGAAGAGGTGTGTACAGATGGGAGTCAGGCAGATTGTACTGGGGCGATGTTTTCGGGTGGAATACAGTCTCCGCAGAGACGGTGAATCGTACCGCGCTAATTGTTGTTCCTCAAGCAGCGGAATGGGACGAGAATGATCACGGAGAATACTCGGCCATGGGTGAAGATGCGCTGTCTGAGCGAAGAAGCAGTCAGGGGAATCGCAGTCCTGAGTTCCGGGAATATCAGCAAGGAGACCCGCTGGGGCGTGTTCATTGGAAAAGCACGGCCAAAACGGGTAAGCTTCAGACTTTTTTGCCTGAAACCTCCGATTCTGTCTCGCTGGGTATACTGATGTATGAAGGTGCATCCGGTTATGAAGTACGCCAGCCAGAGAAGAGAGATACGTCTGCCTTTGAACGTGCGGTCCGTGCAGCTGCCCGTTGGATTCATACCGCTGAACGTGACAATATTCCGTATCAACTGTGGACGGAAGGCGGTGGGTCAGGATCTGCTCAGCAGGAGAAATGGAAACAAGAACTCCTGAACTCTCCTGAAAACCATGCGTTGGACAAGCTGGCACAGGCACGAATTGCTACGGCTCAAGTTGTATCTCCATCGCTTCGCACAGAGATGTTGGATAGATTGGCGCTGGGGTCACGCATTGTGATTCTCACTGGCAAAATGGATGACGCTTTGATGGAGTGGGTAATGTGTGCAATCGGGTTGGGATACAGGGTAGAAGTTCAGTTAACCGATCAAACCATTCGTGACATGGATAATGAAAGTTTGGAACAGCTTCGTCAAAGTGGAGTACAGATCCATTGGATTACTGACGGCTCTTTACCTTCAATGAGAAAGGCGGAGGTAACGGATGTGGGAGCATAA
- a CDS encoding DedA family protein, translating to MELLEKVQHLFGSYGYSVLFFGLLLEFIALPFPGETTMAYAGFLSYKGHLDFGILAILAFLGTTIGMTITYFIGAKAGLPFITRYGKWFLMKQDKLDKTQKWFAKYGNALIFIGYFIPGVRHFTGYFAGIAAVPFRKFALYAYSGALFWVMLFLGIGKIFGPQWNAVFHLVHQYAPYIVAGIGLLLIAAVLYRYRKAWAARSLRKPAAIRQRQK from the coding sequence TTGGAATTGCTTGAGAAGGTCCAGCATCTGTTTGGATCCTACGGATACAGCGTTTTGTTTTTTGGTTTATTGCTGGAGTTCATCGCCCTTCCCTTCCCGGGAGAAACAACTATGGCTTATGCAGGATTTCTGTCCTACAAGGGTCATCTGGATTTTGGAATACTTGCCATCCTTGCTTTTCTGGGGACAACGATTGGCATGACGATTACTTATTTTATTGGGGCCAAAGCAGGTCTGCCGTTCATTACACGATATGGAAAATGGTTTCTGATGAAACAGGACAAGCTGGATAAAACGCAAAAATGGTTTGCCAAGTACGGCAATGCCCTGATCTTCATCGGTTATTTCATTCCGGGAGTGAGACATTTCACCGGATATTTCGCGGGTATAGCCGCTGTTCCCTTTCGTAAATTCGCCCTCTATGCCTATTCAGGCGCACTGTTCTGGGTCATGCTGTTCCTGGGCATCGGTAAAATATTTGGACCTCAATGGAACGCAGTATTCCATCTCGTTCATCAATATGCACCCTACATCGTGGCGGGGATCGGACTGCTGCTGATTGCAGCCGTACTGTACCGTTATCGAAAAGCTTGGGCTGCTCGATCGTTACGCAAGCCTGCCGCTATTCGGCAAAGACAAAAATAA
- a CDS encoding spore germination protein, whose translation MSTATQSSQDQRISPNLTENTDYCKKVMGNSKDLMIRPLQCLHKWPSVLLYIDGMVDVQIINHSILESLLQTRDIPEFSEDNEHLIYLQNDVLTSGNVILIDEMKDVLDAILAGFAVVLLEGSNQGLKIAAAGWEDRPVGEPISQTVVRGPMEGFNENLRTNTGLIRKRIRDPHLWIEEREIGRVSNTRVAVLYLEHIVDQEVVQELRRRLDEIDIDAILESGYIEELVQDKTGTIFPTVYNSERPDTVCAALLEGRVAIIIDGTPFVLLVPALFVHFFQSPEDYYQRADISSLIRLIRYLAFFIALLAPSFYIAITTFHQEMLPTNLLISLAAQREGVPFPAFIEAILMELTYEILREAGIRIPKTVGQAVSIVGTLVIGQAAVDAGVVSAAMVIIVSITAISSYVIPENGLSISVRILRFVLMILAAAFGFYGILMVLLITVTHLCSLRSFGVSYMSPFAPYIGKDLKDTIFRVPWTRMKTRPISTGTPNETRQVNKKMKR comes from the coding sequence ATGAGTACAGCGACGCAGAGCAGCCAAGATCAGAGAATATCTCCGAATCTTACGGAAAATACGGATTATTGCAAGAAGGTAATGGGGAACAGCAAAGACTTGATGATTCGTCCTCTGCAGTGTTTGCACAAGTGGCCTTCTGTCCTGTTGTACATCGATGGAATGGTAGATGTGCAGATCATTAATCATTCCATCCTGGAATCCTTGTTACAAACCCGTGATATACCTGAGTTTTCGGAGGATAATGAACATCTGATCTATCTCCAGAATGACGTGCTGACATCTGGGAACGTAATCTTAATCGATGAGATGAAAGACGTTCTTGATGCCATTCTGGCAGGCTTTGCCGTTGTGCTCCTGGAGGGTTCCAATCAAGGCCTGAAAATTGCAGCAGCAGGCTGGGAAGACCGTCCTGTGGGTGAACCGATCTCCCAGACGGTTGTTCGCGGTCCCATGGAGGGCTTTAATGAAAACTTGCGTACGAATACAGGGTTAATACGCAAACGAATTCGAGACCCTCATCTTTGGATTGAAGAAAGGGAGATTGGGCGAGTCTCTAATACCAGAGTTGCCGTGTTATATCTGGAGCATATCGTTGATCAAGAGGTTGTACAAGAACTGCGGCGCAGACTTGATGAGATTGATATTGACGCTATTCTGGAAAGCGGATATATCGAGGAACTCGTACAGGACAAAACAGGCACGATCTTCCCCACGGTTTATAACAGTGAGCGGCCAGATACCGTATGTGCTGCACTGCTTGAAGGCCGGGTAGCGATCATTATAGATGGCACTCCTTTCGTATTGCTTGTCCCAGCCCTGTTTGTTCATTTCTTTCAGTCTCCCGAAGATTACTACCAACGTGCCGATATCAGTTCGTTGATTCGACTGATCCGTTATCTGGCCTTCTTTATTGCGTTGCTCGCTCCATCCTTTTACATTGCCATTACTACCTTCCATCAGGAAATGCTGCCTACCAACCTGCTTATTAGTCTGGCAGCTCAGCGTGAAGGTGTTCCATTCCCGGCATTCATTGAAGCCATCTTAATGGAGCTAACCTATGAAATTTTGCGCGAGGCCGGCATTCGGATTCCGAAAACCGTCGGTCAGGCCGTTTCCATTGTGGGTACCCTTGTTATTGGTCAAGCCGCAGTAGATGCGGGCGTTGTGTCGGCTGCCATGGTTATCATCGTGTCCATTACTGCGATATCCAGTTATGTCATTCCGGAAAATGGTCTGTCCATCTCTGTGCGAATACTGCGATTTGTGCTGATGATTCTGGCTGCCGCCTTTGGCTTCTACGGGATTCTGATGGTTCTGCTGATTACGGTAACTCATCTATGCAGTTTAAGATCTTTCGGCGTGTCTTACATGTCCCCGTTTGCACCTTACATCGGGAAAGATCTCAAAGATACCATTTTCCGCGTGCCTTGGACCCGGATGAAAACCCGTCCGATCTCTACCGGAACTCCGAATGAAACCAGACAGGTAAACAAAAAAATGAAGCGATAA
- a CDS encoding MFS transporter — protein MLFRSSVLTLLQKESEYRKFFVAGLVNGIGDRFCQVAMLSIILSTTGSGLAVGLALGLRVLPFLLLAPAGGMLTMRFSRRKIMLLTNLIRVPLALSYLFVNSANDLWILFTASTLLACAEALYAPVRKSGIPLLVQPEHLLQINGLEQVMNGTVLIVGAFLGGIASSVMGPQATFITNALCFLMAAVLIRKVSFPSGMGTESNEISLESMERSAAAASGKPSVISCANGAVHVPSVIWRLIRSSVALQIIILFELWVPVISGIDNVLISVYAIEVFSLGDWGVGLFYAALGTGLVLSNWCSRYFQHWLLPGVVLCLLVEGGLLMLLSVVTLPVIAVLIYILLALMSGVGNACLDTLLMRETPEKYRGLIYGLVTACSSTMLGLSMFGAGLLLEVMEPQKLGFAGGLGFAAIAVLLTTYGWLRAREAFKIRRTIKRRT, from the coding sequence ATGTTGTTTAGATCTTCCGTTCTGACCCTGCTACAAAAAGAATCGGAGTACCGCAAGTTCTTTGTTGCGGGATTAGTGAACGGCATAGGTGACCGTTTCTGTCAGGTCGCCATGCTTTCGATAATACTCAGCACAACAGGATCTGGACTTGCTGTAGGACTTGCCCTTGGTCTGCGTGTGCTTCCATTTCTGTTGCTTGCCCCGGCAGGCGGTATGTTAACCATGCGTTTCTCACGGCGAAAGATTATGCTGCTTACCAATTTGATAAGGGTTCCTCTTGCTCTGAGCTATTTATTCGTAAACAGTGCAAATGATTTGTGGATTCTATTTACAGCGAGTACTTTACTAGCCTGTGCTGAGGCTCTCTATGCACCGGTCCGCAAATCAGGCATACCACTGCTTGTACAGCCGGAACATTTGCTCCAAATTAACGGACTTGAACAGGTGATGAACGGTACGGTGCTGATCGTAGGTGCCTTTCTTGGGGGAATCGCCTCATCAGTAATGGGCCCGCAGGCTACGTTTATAACTAATGCACTGTGCTTTTTGATGGCTGCTGTTTTGATCCGGAAAGTCTCGTTTCCATCCGGAATGGGTACGGAATCAAACGAGATATCACTTGAAAGTATGGAGAGATCAGCCGCTGCAGCTTCTGGTAAACCTTCAGTGATTTCTTGTGCCAATGGTGCAGTTCATGTTCCTTCGGTGATATGGAGGCTGATTCGATCCTCTGTAGCATTACAGATCATCATCCTGTTCGAGTTATGGGTACCGGTGATAAGCGGGATCGATAATGTATTAATCAGCGTTTATGCAATTGAAGTGTTTTCCCTTGGGGATTGGGGTGTAGGTCTGTTCTATGCGGCGCTTGGGACAGGGCTGGTATTAAGCAACTGGTGTTCTCGTTATTTTCAGCATTGGCTGCTCCCTGGAGTAGTTCTGTGTCTACTCGTGGAAGGGGGATTGCTTATGCTGCTTAGTGTGGTGACTCTGCCAGTAATCGCAGTGCTGATCTATATTCTGCTGGCCCTTATGTCAGGAGTAGGCAATGCTTGTCTGGATACATTGCTGATGCGCGAAACACCTGAGAAATATCGAGGACTCATCTATGGCTTGGTGACGGCTTGCAGTAGTACCATGTTGGGGTTATCCATGTTTGGTGCGGGTTTGTTATTAGAAGTGATGGAGCCACAGAAACTTGGTTTCGCAGGCGGATTGGGTTTTGCGGCCATTGCCGTTTTGCTTACAACCTATGGATGGCTAAGGGCGCGTGAGGCGTTTAAGATTAGGCGTACTATCAAAAGAAGAACATAA
- a CDS encoding AAA family ATPase: MSYIRMEHEHAVELLNRVMKRVESVIIGKKQEIRYVLTAMLSGGHVLLEDVPGTGKTMLVRAVSSALDCSMGRIQFTSDVMPADVTGTSMYHPHTGEFKFRPGPVLSNIVLADEINRASPRTQSALLEAMEERRVTVDGTTYALPRPFFLLATQNPLQFEGTYRLPEAQLDRFIMKIGLGYPDPEQEVELLTRMQSRELLDELRPVMLAEEVVAMQREVKHVHVDSVVKQYLVAVAVASRSHPAVRLGISPRGTLAWMAAAQSFAYLQGRSYVIPDDVKEMAVPVLSHRIQLKAQNRAEIWAQEQVIQEALSSVPVPVQMTAQGRGRRQ; the protein is encoded by the coding sequence ATGTCTTATATCCGAATGGAACATGAACATGCCGTAGAATTGCTGAATAGAGTTATGAAGCGAGTAGAAAGTGTGATCATTGGCAAAAAACAAGAGATTCGTTATGTGTTAACTGCAATGCTTAGTGGAGGTCATGTACTTCTGGAAGATGTACCGGGTACAGGCAAAACGATGCTGGTTCGCGCAGTCTCTTCTGCACTGGATTGCTCCATGGGAAGAATTCAGTTCACGTCGGATGTGATGCCGGCAGATGTGACGGGCACGTCGATGTATCATCCGCATACGGGAGAATTTAAGTTTCGACCAGGACCCGTCCTGTCCAATATTGTGCTGGCCGATGAAATCAATCGCGCTTCCCCCCGTACCCAGTCGGCACTTCTGGAAGCGATGGAGGAACGGCGCGTTACGGTGGATGGCACAACTTATGCTTTGCCGCGCCCATTCTTTTTGCTGGCGACGCAGAATCCGTTGCAGTTTGAGGGCACCTATCGTTTGCCTGAAGCGCAGCTGGATCGTTTTATCATGAAGATTGGACTGGGGTACCCTGATCCGGAGCAGGAAGTTGAACTGTTAACCCGGATGCAAAGCAGAGAACTGCTCGATGAACTTCGCCCTGTCATGCTTGCTGAAGAAGTCGTAGCCATGCAGCGTGAAGTAAAACATGTACATGTGGACTCTGTTGTCAAACAGTATCTGGTTGCTGTTGCCGTTGCCTCCAGAAGTCACCCGGCGGTAAGACTGGGAATCAGCCCGCGCGGAACATTGGCCTGGATGGCTGCAGCACAATCGTTTGCTTACCTCCAAGGACGCAGCTATGTCATCCCTGACGATGTGAAAGAGATGGCTGTACCCGTCCTTTCTCATCGCATTCAATTAAAAGCCCAGAACAGAGCGGAAATCTGGGCACAGGAGCAGGTGATTCAGGAAGCTCTGTCATCAGTCCCGGTACCTGTACAGATGACGGCACAGGGAAGGGGACGGCGTCAATGA
- a CDS encoding transglutaminase domain-containing protein yields MWEHNGNPQANSTVADRGHITSFGSESVHSIYKAETRTSGVELKSPGYSSEPLLYRIGLSAILLILSLEWIYPVTTTGQQGSERFLSVMAGLTGALLLAGLIRTGWVSGILIRLCIALAALCCMYGGNDPAGWAATYPTTLSADMGTFTNTWRFNSISVETRGLLMMCGWSMLMASVQSLVLLRRSVMLFGSATLVYLLLLESFAGLDVYASVIRSVLWILLMQAMLQLLRLNGGVTTPIFKQSPYGRWCTVTLGVSAGMVLFSAIPGQLASIPPPERISLEQMGERLARWAGYTQHGSIPATTAVTGYSTADAPMGAPLVQGDTIFFTAKSPEATYWRGETRSYYNGSTWSDPVQSFETASPSGLVRTDGWEYPAYWQRIRQTVTMKREWRGPNPLFTGGIPLNLSFQDKNSDNQKNKRLLLSNEDSATLWLAATYDDQPVKSYTADIMIPVATPEQLRLLGKRSNMKDPSAIRRTYLQLPTTLPGRVQALAKEIIQGSETRYDAVQAVKTYLADHAEYTMDTRMPPRGTDFVDDFLFVTRQGYCNHFSTAMIVLLRAEGIPARWVKGFGPGEVDAGVSGQYIVTQGDAHSWVEVYFPGAGWMPFEATPGFTMTQGEGQDAAALSGQQPVAVTPPQTDGGAAHAGAWLLARAQSIAAHPWIAAALAAAALLCAAVAIRMRRLRPALRLRLLLAWPRSSFPDRERLLSAAAPVWTALARRYGPRPPGMTLREYAASPAVAAGTDGADIARFAADWERLLYGPDRPLRADSLDFLRRALQLARRMQAL; encoded by the coding sequence ATGTGGGAGCATAATGGAAATCCTCAAGCGAATTCCACTGTGGCTGACAGGGGGCACATCACCAGTTTCGGATCAGAGTCTGTGCATTCCATATATAAAGCGGAAACTAGAACATCTGGAGTTGAGTTGAAGAGTCCCGGCTACAGTTCAGAGCCTCTCCTTTACAGAATCGGTCTTTCTGCCATTTTGCTTATTTTGTCCCTGGAGTGGATATATCCTGTTACGACAACGGGTCAGCAAGGTAGTGAACGATTCTTGTCCGTGATGGCAGGGTTAACGGGAGCTTTACTGCTCGCTGGGTTGATTCGTACTGGGTGGGTCTCTGGAATACTGATCAGGCTCTGCATTGCTCTAGCCGCATTATGTTGCATGTATGGAGGCAATGATCCTGCTGGATGGGCTGCTACCTATCCAACGACTCTTTCTGCAGATATGGGGACTTTTACGAACACCTGGCGTTTTAACTCGATTAGTGTGGAGACAAGAGGGCTGCTCATGATGTGCGGCTGGAGCATGCTAATGGCTTCTGTGCAATCGCTTGTATTACTACGAAGAAGTGTAATGCTGTTTGGAAGTGCAACATTGGTCTATTTGCTGCTGCTTGAATCCTTTGCCGGGCTGGATGTGTATGCTTCGGTGATACGTTCTGTGCTATGGATTCTACTCATGCAGGCCATGCTGCAGTTGCTTCGTCTTAATGGAGGGGTCACAACACCGATCTTCAAGCAGAGTCCTTATGGTCGTTGGTGTACGGTAACGCTTGGGGTATCGGCAGGCATGGTACTTTTCTCAGCGATCCCTGGTCAGCTTGCTTCCATTCCTCCACCGGAACGTATTTCACTTGAGCAGATGGGTGAACGTTTGGCCCGCTGGGCAGGCTACACACAGCACGGAAGTATTCCTGCAACAACTGCCGTCACAGGATATAGTACAGCGGATGCACCAATGGGCGCACCTTTGGTGCAGGGAGACACGATTTTTTTTACGGCAAAAAGTCCGGAAGCTACGTATTGGCGGGGTGAGACCCGTTCATATTATAACGGAAGCACCTGGAGTGATCCTGTGCAGAGCTTTGAGACGGCAAGTCCATCAGGGTTGGTGCGAACCGATGGTTGGGAGTACCCTGCCTATTGGCAGCGTATTCGTCAAACGGTAACGATGAAGCGAGAATGGAGAGGGCCCAATCCCCTCTTTACAGGTGGAATACCACTCAATCTTTCGTTTCAGGATAAGAATAGTGATAATCAGAAAAATAAACGTTTACTGCTATCAAATGAAGATTCGGCAACGTTATGGCTCGCGGCTACTTATGATGATCAACCGGTCAAAAGTTATACGGCAGACATCATGATTCCCGTGGCAACACCTGAACAACTACGACTTCTGGGGAAGAGGTCCAACATGAAAGATCCGTCCGCAATTCGCAGAACGTATCTGCAGCTACCCACTACGCTTCCCGGACGTGTGCAGGCTCTTGCCAAGGAAATCATTCAGGGAAGTGAGACCCGTTATGATGCCGTGCAGGCTGTAAAAACTTACCTTGCCGACCACGCCGAATATACGATGGATACCCGTATGCCACCGCGAGGAACTGATTTTGTGGACGATTTTCTATTCGTTACACGGCAGGGGTATTGCAATCATTTTTCCACAGCCATGATTGTGCTACTGCGTGCAGAGGGTATTCCGGCACGTTGGGTTAAGGGGTTCGGACCCGGGGAAGTGGATGCGGGCGTTTCCGGGCAATACATTGTGACCCAGGGAGATGCACACTCCTGGGTAGAGGTGTATTTTCCAGGCGCGGGCTGGATGCCGTTCGAGGCTACGCCAGGCTTCACCATGACGCAGGGTGAAGGCCAAGACGCCGCTGCGCTCAGCGGGCAGCAGCCCGTTGCCGTAACCCCGCCCCAGACGGACGGCGGGGCGGCTCACGCGGGCGCATGGCTGCTCGCCCGCGCGCAGTCCATTGCCGCGCACCCATGGATCGCGGCAGCCCTTGCGGCAGCGGCGCTGCTGTGCGCCGCTGTGGCCATCCGCATGCGGCGGCTTCGCCCCGCGCTGCGGCTAAGGCTGCTGCTGGCGTGGCCGCGCAGCAGCTTTCCGGACCGCGAGCGGCTGCTCAGCGCCGCCGCTCCGGTCTGGACCGCGCTCGCGCGCCGCTACGGACCGCGGCCGCCGGGAATGACGCTGCGTGAATATGCAGCGTCACCCGCCGTGGCCGCAGGCACGGACGGCGCGGACATCGCGCGGTTCGCAGCCGACTGGGAACGGCTGCTGTACGGGCCGGACCGTCCGCTGCGCGCGGACAGTCTGGACTTCCTGCGCCGGGCACTTCAACTGGCCCGGCGCATGCAGGCGCTGTAA
- a CDS encoding polysaccharide deacetylase, which produces MVTPIHTLLSGKWPVLLLRIVVLLCVFTASAGTTYASSVSGSDAPASIDENPQDKVVYLSFDDGPGNHTREVLDILRKEQALATFFVLGEQAERYPEMIRAVVEDGHALGNHTFNHNYEQLYSDFKVFWKQIKQTEAVVERITGFRPNLVRAPGGTYGHFDKSYFDLLKLGGYTVMDWNVDSGDSKRKAVPAKEILRNATKVPAGARSVIVLMHDGGAHAETVKALPGIIKYYRDQGFRFDTMKASDQPVQFRIDSNGKYKSRQAPGKEWIAENVQENSNLWLAGKELKVEIGWAAATLKQGEFRVEDQRIMVPLRTFMKKFGGSARWNAETRTATAVWKDRTIYADSISGDLTTKRADQMNDRTTEGVVQSQGGTIWVPLRELMEHMGASVDSLKVNEKEWMVKASVPLAAANSMYLDKLI; this is translated from the coding sequence ATGGTAACGCCAATACATACACTTTTATCTGGAAAATGGCCTGTGCTTTTACTTCGCATTGTGGTACTGCTGTGTGTATTCACTGCATCGGCAGGCACAACTTACGCTTCCTCTGTATCGGGGTCTGATGCACCGGCCTCCATAGATGAGAATCCTCAAGATAAGGTTGTCTATTTGAGTTTTGACGATGGACCGGGTAACCATACCCGTGAAGTATTGGATATTTTGCGCAAGGAACAGGCTTTGGCTACATTTTTTGTGCTTGGTGAGCAGGCAGAACGTTATCCTGAGATGATCCGTGCGGTTGTGGAAGATGGACATGCTTTGGGCAATCATACGTTTAATCATAATTATGAACAGTTGTACAGTGATTTCAAAGTGTTCTGGAAGCAGATCAAACAGACAGAGGCAGTCGTAGAGCGGATTACCGGATTTCGGCCGAATCTGGTCCGGGCACCGGGCGGTACCTACGGACATTTTGATAAGAGTTATTTTGATCTGCTGAAATTGGGCGGGTACACCGTTATGGACTGGAACGTAGACAGTGGTGATTCCAAACGGAAGGCAGTTCCAGCAAAAGAAATTTTACGCAATGCGACCAAGGTGCCTGCCGGGGCACGTTCGGTCATTGTACTGATGCATGATGGAGGCGCTCATGCCGAGACGGTAAAAGCACTACCTGGCATTATCAAGTATTACCGCGACCAGGGTTTTCGTTTTGACACGATGAAGGCCTCGGATCAGCCTGTTCAATTCAGAATCGATTCCAATGGTAAATACAAGTCTCGCCAAGCCCCGGGTAAGGAATGGATCGCAGAAAATGTACAGGAGAACAGCAACCTGTGGTTGGCTGGCAAGGAACTGAAGGTGGAAATTGGTTGGGCAGCAGCCACATTGAAGCAAGGAGAATTTCGCGTGGAAGATCAGCGGATCATGGTGCCTTTGCGGACCTTTATGAAAAAGTTCGGTGGCAGCGCTCGCTGGAATGCAGAGACCCGAACAGCTACAGCCGTATGGAAAGACCGAACCATCTATGCAGACAGTATCAGCGGAGACCTGACAACGAAACGTGCAGACCAAATGAATGACAGGACGACAGAGGGAGTCGTACAGAGCCAGGGAGGAACGATATGGGTTCCGCTACGGGAATTAATGGAGCATATGGGAGCAAGCGTTGATTCGCTAAAGGTGAATGAAAAGGAATGGATGGTTAAAGCCAGCGTTCCTCTGGCGGCAGCTAACAGCATGTATTTGGATAAATTGATCTGA